GCCACTAATATCCCCGCGGAAACAAAAAAGATACCGGTGATGAAAACACTGGAGAATGCATCGATCCAAGCATTTTCAATCGTTTTTACAAGGACATTGCTGACTTCTGCCGGCATTTTAAGGTTTTCCGGATAAAGCATGATGTTGAATAACGCATCCGTTTTATCGGCTAATGCTTTCAGTGCCTCATGCAATATAGGGTCCTTTTGGCTTACGACCGCATCATCCATATTTTGCTGGAGATTGTGATTCATGACAGCGTTCAAAATTGTGATGCCCATCGTTCCACCTATAGATCGGAAGAATGTGGAAGCCGCTGTAACCGACCCTAGCTGGGATTTTGGAAACTCGTTTTGAACGGCAATCATCAATGTCGGCATGACAAGACCCATACCTATTCCAAGGATGGCCATGAATGAGTACGCAGTGAAAATAGTCGTACTGCCGTCCATCATGCTCATTAGGAAGAAGCCAAGCGTTGCAAAGGCCATTCCAAAGGTAAGCACGGTACGAAAACGGAATTTCAATAGTAACCGCCCGCCAATGATGCTGGAAAGAATCATACCGATCATCATCGGAGTCATGGTCGACCCCGCTTTTGTTGGTGAAACTCCCAGTACGCCTTGCATGAACAGCGGGACGAACATGATTGCCCCGAACATGCCAAGGCCAAGCAGGAATCCCAAAATATTCGTGGTGGAAAAAACTCTATTTTTAAAAAGGGATAAATCAAGGATCGGTTCGACTGCTCTTCTTTCAAAAATGATGAATAGGGCAATGAAGACAATGGTGCTGCCGAAAATCAAGAGAGATTCCAGTGATAACCATTCGAATTTATCACCACCGAAGGTCAAGCCCAGCAGTAACAGCACAATACCAGGAATCAAGGTGAAAATCCCCAGATAATCGATATTCACTTTCTCTGCTTTCCTTATGGCTTCATGTTTCAATCCTACATAAATCAAAATGGCAGATAGTAAGCCCGTCGGTACATTGATCAAAAAGATCCAATGCCAGCTTATATGGTCAACGATCAGGCCGCCCAGAAAAGGACCAATGACGGAACTTAAACCAAAAAGGGCTCCAAATACACCCTGCCATTTGGCTCTTTGTTCGGCAGAGAATATATCGCCGATTATCGTTTGGGATAAAGGCATGATCATCCCGCCGCCGATTCCCTGCAGCCCTCTATAAATGATCAATTGCTCCATCGAAGTGGCTGTGGCACATAAAAACGAACCAATCGTAAAAATGATCGTACCAAGCAGATAAAGGGAACGTCTTCCATATAAATCAGATAGCTTTCCAACAATGGGTACAACAGTCGTTGAGGCTATTAAATAGGCAGTCGTCACCCATGCAAAGATAGTAAAACCATTCAATTCGCCGATAATTGTCGGCATGGCCGTACCGACGATCGTCTGTTCCAATGAACTGAAAAACATTCCAATGATCAATCCTGTTAAAACTAGCTTAGTATTGACCGCTTTTTTTTCCATTTGCATACGATTTCTCCATTCCTGGAACTGTATTCCTTATTCGTTTTGTGACTGATAGGTCAAAATTATAAATCCGAAATGACCATTTAGTCAACGGTTTTTTCGCTG
The DNA window shown above is from Peribacillus sp. FSL P2-0133 and carries:
- a CDS encoding MDR family MFS transporter, whose protein sequence is MQMEKKAVNTKLVLTGLIIGMFFSSLEQTIVGTAMPTIIGELNGFTIFAWVTTAYLIASTTVVPIVGKLSDLYGRRSLYLLGTIIFTIGSFLCATATSMEQLIIYRGLQGIGGGMIMPLSQTIIGDIFSAEQRAKWQGVFGALFGLSSVIGPFLGGLIVDHISWHWIFLINVPTGLLSAILIYVGLKHEAIRKAEKVNIDYLGIFTLIPGIVLLLLGLTFGGDKFEWLSLESLLIFGSTIVFIALFIIFERRAVEPILDLSLFKNRVFSTTNILGFLLGLGMFGAIMFVPLFMQGVLGVSPTKAGSTMTPMMIGMILSSIIGGRLLLKFRFRTVLTFGMAFATLGFFLMSMMDGSTTIFTAYSFMAILGIGMGLVMPTLMIAVQNEFPKSQLGSVTAASTFFRSIGGTMGITILNAVMNHNLQQNMDDAVVSQKDPILHEALKALADKTDALFNIMLYPENLKMPAEVSNVLVKTIENAWIDAFSSVFITGIFFVSAGILVALSVGSGRIKKDQESEKELG